The sequence CTGTGGGACATTGGGCCGGGAAGGTAACCTCTCTAAACATAACTTCCTCATCTGATTCTCAAATGAAGAGATATTTCTGAGGATTGGTTAGTACATGTCAAGTGACTGGCACATATTAAGCAGGGCATTACATGTGCTGGATGCAGCATGTATAGTGAGCTGGGGGAGGCATCTGTTAATAAGAGGGAGAGGAAAGTGCTGAGCAAGAGGACTTGTCTTCGGAGGATCTGGGGTGCTGTCCCTGGGCATGAAGGTATAGCAGCTGGGTGAGCTGCTCTAAGTTTGCATCTGATTTCCTCCAGCCTGGGCTGTGACTCACCATCAGGGCTGGAGCTCCAGATATTTCTGGGGGCTTGGCTACAACCACTTCCTGTTGTGCTGGAAGTTGGTTTCACACTAGAGCCATTGGGTAGCCTTCCAGGTGGCtctttagctgctggccttagCGAATCCCTTACCCTATGCAGCTGGGCCCAGAATGCCTGCCTTCTGCCCCCACCTACTGTGGCAAGAGGAAGCCTCTGAAAAAGCCCTCTTGCTTTAGGGGTGGGCACTGGGCTTGGGAAACCCAGAAAGAGATGAGAGTGCTAAGGCAGGCATTCCCTGCACTTAAGCACACGAGTACATTTCCTACATGCATGGATAGACAGGGACCTTGGGAGACATGTGCACTCAGTCTCCATTAACCCAAAATAGAAATTCATGAGCAAAAACAACTAGATGCATTCGTTTTTAATTTGCACTTGCTGTGGGATGCATGCTTCAGATCAGCTGCCCCTAGGGGACTGGAGAACCATTTCTGTGGATCTCTTGTGctgctttttcatattctttacctTGCCCTGAAAGGAAATGGtatttcccttctcccttccctgcttctACTCCACCCATTAAAGATTCCCCCTACTTAGGGAAAACCCCAACACTTAATAAAGTGAGGAGAAGAGCAGAAAGGATCCACTTCAGCTTTTTGCATTCTCTGCCCTCTTCCCCCTGGTTTTCTCCCACCCTGGGCTGGCATTACCAGCCAAAAACATTCTTCAGTCCCTCTCCTTTACCAGTAATTCTGCCCATTGACCTCAGCATCAGTGtccttctctatttctttttccactttgagAAGGCAGTCCTGAGCTTCCCAGGCAGCCTCTGACTCACAGCTCCTCTAAGCCCTTTGCATCTGTACCTACTATATTTGGCCTGTGGCCTGAGATTTCATTGCCTGGTACTATCTATGTATCTACCTACACCTTTTAGGTAACCTTTAGGATTGGGTAGGATGATGAAATGTTTTGGAGACTAGGAAGTCAAGTTTTAAGAGTGTACTTTCCTAGGGTTGCAGGAGTTGCAGTCTTGCCTAGGGAATTTATTCCTAGTGCCTTGCCAGTTGATTTACTACTTCCCTTCACTCTTACTCTCACGCAAGCGAGGTCACAATAAACTTCCAGGAGAGAAAGTGGCTTCTTGGCAAGGCTGCTAGGTGGAGAGGAGTGAAGTGGGAGGTGTGGGCCTTGCCCTGGCTGAGGTTCTGCATTTCTCCTTTTccccctgcagccctggcccGCCATCGCTACATGAAGCAGGTTCAGGCCCTAGGCCCTCAGATGATGGAAAAACCCCTGTACTGGGGGGCGGACAGGAGCTCCCAGTTTTCATCTTATCCAATGAACCCACTGCTACAGCGAGGTAAATTTTGCCAGAAatttggggtgggagagggcaagGTAGGACATGGGCTGCATCGGAGATCTTCAGAACCAATATGGTGGGCATCTTTACCTTTGAGGATGGGAGGGGGTAGATGCAAGCTAAATAAGGTGGCACTTCGGTGCCCTGATTCTGAGGAGCATGTTTCTGCCCAGcagttttgcatgtttttatcCTTATTTCCATTCAGATTTGTCCCTAAGATCCAGCCTTCCAGAGGTGCCGGTGACCCAGACCTCCGCTCACCCTCCCATCACCAGTGGTGTCCTAGAGTATTTGGAGAAAGAGCTGCGGAACCTCaacccagcccagcctctgcctcctgaccTCCAAGCCAGATCTGGCCATCCCTGCAGCATGCTGTCCTCCCTGGGCTCTGAGGTCGTGGAACGCAGAATCATCCACCTACCTCCACTGGTCAGAGACCTGTCGTCTTCGTGGAGGACCAGCAGCTCCTCCCGTCAGCAGTGGGTGCCGCCACCGGCTGCCCCCGCACCCCGGGatctgagggaggggaggaggcagcacCGCTACTCTGATTTCCACCTGCAGCCCCGGGACCAGGAGTCTAAGCGCTGGGCGTTGGAGCAAAGGGAGCTGGACCAACTGCGGAGTGGAAGACACCGTGGCCCCAGGCAGCGCGGGTCACCCACCCCCTGGTCAGACAGGGACAGCCTCAGCGATGGCCCTTGTCCAGCGAGGCCCGCAGCTGCTCCCGCCGTCCCCGGAGCCGCTACCCAGAGAGATCCCGCAGGCCCAGCCCCCGAGGGAGCGCCCAGGGGCACCGGAGACGCAGGCCCCGCAGCTACTCCCCTCCCCCGGCCTCGGACCTCAGTTCCTGGAGCTGGAGTTCCGACGAGGAGAAGGAGAGGCAGCCCCGAAGCTGGGgggcccgccgccgcccccgctcCCGCTCCCCCAACTGGCCTGAGGAGAAGCCACCCAGCTACCGCTCTCTGGATGTCACCTCAGGCAAGAATGGCAGGAAAAAAGGGAGTGTGGAGAGGCGTTCGGTGAGCCTGGGGCATCCTACTGCGGGTTGGGCGTGGGCAGCAAGGACCCTTCAGCCGGGCTGACAAGGTTCACTTCACACGCCCCCGTGGAGGGTCCCTGGACCCTGTTTTGCTCCCCTTGCCCTGTGTGCTTGGTGAGACGCCTCTCATAGGGTCTTAGGGCTAGAAGGGATGGTGTGTGCtgagggcaggggcgggggctcAGGGCCTGATGCTTCAGAAGGGCCTGCTCACCCTCAGTCTCAATCCAGCCCTCATCACAGCCCCTTGAGGCCAGTTGGGCAGGGTTCCCCTATTTTGCGGGTGAGGAAACCAGACTCAGAATAATTAAAACACCTTGTGAGTAGTGGCGGGAGGACTCCAGGGCAGGCCTTCACGCAAGGGCTTTACTTCCTGTCAGAGCCGCCTTGCTGTACTTAGCAACAATTTCCATAACCCAAATTAGAACATTCGGCCTGAGAGGACATTTTTGTCACTTGTGGGTGCCACCATCGCTGTGCAAGAGCCTACCGAGGATGAAGGCCTTggagacccctcccctccccaccctcccaagTATCTTTAAAGTGATTtggaaaacaacagcaaaaccaaCAACCCCCATATCCCGAATATGGGTCAAAACTTAAGGATTCTGTGATCAGGCAAGGTGCCATGTCATTTTACCAGCCTGAAAAGGGCACAAGGAGTAATGTCGGCCTTTTAGGCCTCTGAATATAGTGAATATagaccttttttccccctctcctctaagatgtgactttaaaaaatcattttataattagTATACCCCAATGATAGTATTCCTTCTATGTTGTCACTTTGGAAAGTTATGCTGGCTCTTGCTCAGGAATATTCATGAACTGCTTTCAGAACCAACTTACAGGTTATCCCTGAAAATCTGTTTCTGTATTTGACCaaaatcctttttctgttttgtttctgttgagaTAAAGGGGTATGTAGTAGATTCTGAGGGGAGTTCCCAGAGTAGAGGGATATTAGAGGAACAGGAATTTTAATCTCTCATAGACTTTGAAGGATACAAGTCTTATTTAGAAATGCAAGTGATTTGTTTTAAAGAACCATCATCTGCATGGTCTGTGCAAACAAACAGGCCCCTTATGAGATCCCAGTGCTGGTCTTTCTAGGGAAGAACCTTGGTGAGAGAGTCTTTCATAAAGAAGGTAGGGAGGACCTGCAGGCACTTCTGAAATAATCAATGGTGATTATATCATATTCTCACAGATATCCCATGAGAGAGGCAAAGAGCAGTCATAATGAAACTTAGTAGTATTCCTTACTAAGTGATACCAAAGTATGGACACTTATGccatatctcatttaatcctttcaatACCTTGTGAGGTTTGTACTATTATGTTCGGTCAGAGCCAGGACAACTGCTGTTACCTTGGTCATGTGGTTTCTAGACAGTTTCTTCGTTTGAacagaaaaatgtaatttaaaaaccaGGTTTTGGCCTCAAATTGAAACcctattttcttctaattaaatttttattttttttccttctaaattaaattatttggttTCCTGTAAGTGAGAAAAGGGTGAAAGGAGCACCAGTCTTGTTCTGGATATTGGTATAAGCCCtttctaaactttattttatttaatctttgcaaCAGCCTTCTTAAGTGAGGTTAAGTAacatcccaaggtcacacagccattaGGGAGTGAAGCCAGAATTTGAATAAAGCCCTCTGACTCTGAAGGCTGCACCCTTTTCAATAATTCATGCTGCCTCATTAGAAGGAGGGAAATCATGTGATGCAATGTTTTCCTGTGATTTCACCTCTTCCTTATTTTCTGAAAGCATTATACCTTCCTTTACAATCAAGATGTacatatcagagttcctgttgtggctcagtgggttcagatcccaactagtatccatgaggatgtgggttcaatccctggcctgctcggtgggttaaaggatccaacattgccttgagatgaggtgtaagtcacagacttggctcagatctggcatcgctgtggctgtggtgtaggccggcagctacaggcctgattccacccctatactgggaacgtccatacgcctctggtgtggccctaaaaagaataaaagatgtaCCTATCAATACTTCTATCATAAGCAAACCAAATTTTTCATTGTGAAATTGCTTGTGAGAGGCAAAGTCACTCAAGTTAATTTTAAAGGGCTTCATTGTTTTGGATCTTTCTGAGCCTATCTCCAAAAGCCTTAGCAGTTTGTCACATTTAACCTCCCACTCATACATACTCTGAGTGACCAGAGGCCCAGGACTAAAGCTTGATTTGGAAGGTTGATTGATTTGAAGGGCACCATGCTTTGCTCATTTTGTTTGTAACTTTAATTTGGAGTGCCTTTAGTGGAGCCAAAATCTCAATTTCTTAGAGGCGGGCTGGATGCTTTCCCCACACTTCCTTAGCCTCTGAAGACTTTGGAGCTCGCAGCTAACTTTAGAAGTTATAATAAATTGGGCCACTAGATGGTGATCTTTGTTATGTATAACTTGAAGTTTCTCTGCTTGAGGACGTAATATGTATCacaatttttattaaatcaaGCTTTCAACAGTTATAGCtttaccagaatttttttttttttttttgctttttagggccacaccctatggcatatggaagttcccaggctaggggtccagttggagctattgctgcccgcctttaccacagccacagcaactctggatctcagtcacatctgcaacgtacaccacagcttactgcaacaaaggatccttaacccactgagcaaggccagggatggaacccacaatcctcatggataccagtcgggctcattaccattgagccacaatgggaacttcctaccataactttttaacaaaatacttactaaaaatttattaaatattcagagTGATATGAATTAATCAAAAAAATCTTTTGGCTCATAGGGAACCTTCTTCTCAAGAGCAATGTTTAATAAATAGATACCAACAGGAAGGGCCTTCCGTGTAAATGACCTCATGGGAACTGAACTAGGTAGGGAGTATTCCCTGCCCATGAGAAAGGGAAGTTATGCTGCAGTATCTCCTTTTTGACTCCAGAACCAGGACCCCAGCCGAGATCTCACTGGAGGTCTGGTGTTCTGCCAAAGGCTACAATCTCAGAAATATAAGAAGCAGTAATTCTCCAGTGGTTTCAGACTGAGTGGCCCCTGTGTTCCTGGTCTCCTTAAAATCAATTATCTTTCTTTCTAATATTGCTCTGTCAGAAAAGGCTTCCCAAGGCATTTTGGGTTTGTTCCAAACTTGGCCTGTACACACACCTGTtctaattttaagagaaaactaCTGCAGTCTTTCCTTTCCAGCTAAACTTAAActttatgtagaaaatccaagatttttttttcttggttctttgatttaatttaaaactttttagctTGGGGCTTTATTCTCTGATAATGTCTTTTCTTCAGAAAGTCCTATGCAAGTtccttttgcttcattttgttgCCTTCCTTTGTGTAAGAGAGCATCCCatagcatttttttctaagaaatttttttattgaagtaa is a genomic window of Sus scrofa isolate TJ Tabasco breed Duroc chromosome 13, Sscrofa11.1, whole genome shotgun sequence containing:
- the ILDR1 gene encoding LOW QUALITY PROTEIN: immunoglobulin-like domain-containing receptor 1 (The sequence of the model RefSeq protein was modified relative to this genomic sequence to represent the inferred CDS: inserted 1 base in 1 codon); translation: MGPDLPIPWLLLFTWLPAGCLSLLVTVQHTERYVTLFASVILKCDYTTSAQLQDVVVTWRFKSFCKDPIFDYYSASYQAALSLGQDPSNDCNDSQREVRIVAQRRGQNEPVLGVDYRQRKITIQNRADLVINEVMWWDHGVYYCTIEAPGDTSGDPDKEVKLIVLHWLTVIFIILGALLLLLLIGVCWCQCCPQYCCCYLRCPCCPTRCCCPEEALARHRYMKQVQALGPQMMEKPLYWGADRSSQFSSYPMNPLLQRDLSLRSSLPEVPVTQTSAHPPITSGVLEYLEKELRNLNPAQPLPPDLQARSGHPCSMLSSLGSEVVERRIIHLPPLVRDLSSSWRTSSSSRQQWVPPPAAPAPRDLREGRRQHRYSDFHLQPRDQESKRWALEQRELDQLRSGRHRGPRQRGSPTPWSDRDSLSDXPLSSEARSCSRRPRSRYPERSRRPSPRGSAQGHRRRRPRSYSPPPASDLSSWSWSSDEEKERQPRSWGARRRPRSRSPNWPEEKPPSYRSLDVTSGKNGRKKGSVERRSERESSHSGRSVVI